A single window of Oceanidesulfovibrio indonesiensis DNA harbors:
- a CDS encoding ArsR/SmtB family transcription factor, with the protein MIDSEKQARIFKVLSVGTRVRMLEMLKHRSFCVNALAKMLDISPSAVSQHLRVLRDADLVIADKEGYFVHYRVNEQTMAEWRTIADNLFKIPKGL; encoded by the coding sequence ATGATCGATTCTGAAAAACAGGCTCGCATATTCAAGGTGCTCTCGGTCGGTACACGCGTGCGGATGCTTGAGATGCTGAAGCATCGCTCCTTCTGCGTGAACGCCCTGGCCAAGATGCTGGACATCTCGCCGTCGGCGGTGTCTCAGCATCTGCGGGTTTTGAGGGATGCGGACCTCGTCATTGCGGACAAGGAGGGGTACTTCGTTCATTACCGGGTCAACGAGCAGACCATGGCGGAGTGGCGAACTATTGCGGACAATTTGTTCAAGATCCCCAAGGGACTGTGA